The following coding sequences are from one Deinococcus betulae window:
- a CDS encoding LLM class flavin-dependent oxidoreductase, with protein sequence MTHPSPNLYWFIPSGGDGRQLGQPSRPAHFSYLTQVAQAADTLGFDGVLLPTGGTNEDTVILASALSALTRQLRFLVALRPGLFSPVLAARLTASLDRITNGRINLNIVSGSGNFDFEGLKLSQEERYALTHEWLGVFRRLLRGETVTHEGAQVQVHEGRSLLPSVQRPYPPIFFGGSSQPALAVAGEHVDVYLSWGERPEQVAEKFEAVRREAALHNRTVRFGLRAHVIVRPTEEEAWAAADELIAGVSDEQIAQAHQAFLHSGSEGQRRQSALNGGTRESLRVGKNLWAGVGLLRGGAGTAFVGNPENVAAALRQYQDVGVETFILSGYPHLEEAYRVAELLFPALGRTSPVFTPRDGQVLSHTSTPTLNAAQAPETVGRFRSI encoded by the coding sequence ATGACGCACCCCAGCCCCAACCTGTACTGGTTCATTCCTTCCGGCGGCGACGGCCGGCAACTGGGTCAGCCCAGCCGCCCCGCGCACTTCTCCTACCTGACGCAGGTGGCCCAGGCCGCCGACACCCTGGGCTTTGACGGCGTGCTGCTGCCCACAGGCGGCACCAATGAAGATACCGTCATTCTGGCCAGCGCCCTGTCGGCCCTGACCCGGCAACTGCGCTTTCTGGTGGCGCTGCGCCCCGGCCTCTTTTCGCCAGTGCTGGCGGCCCGGCTGACGGCGTCGCTGGACCGGATTACCAATGGGCGCATCAACCTAAACATCGTCTCGGGCAGCGGCAATTTTGATTTTGAGGGCCTAAAGCTTTCGCAAGAAGAACGCTACGCCCTGACCCACGAGTGGCTGGGGGTCTTCCGCCGCCTGCTGCGCGGCGAAACTGTGACGCATGAAGGCGCGCAGGTCCAGGTGCATGAAGGCCGCTCCCTGCTGCCCAGCGTGCAGCGGCCTTACCCGCCGATCTTCTTTGGCGGCAGCAGCCAGCCGGCGCTGGCAGTGGCCGGCGAGCATGTAGACGTGTACCTCAGCTGGGGCGAGCGGCCCGAGCAGGTGGCTGAGAAGTTTGAGGCCGTGCGCCGCGAAGCCGCGCTGCATAACCGCACCGTGCGCTTTGGCCTGCGGGCCCACGTCATTGTGCGCCCCACCGAGGAAGAAGCCTGGGCCGCTGCCGACGAGCTGATCGCTGGGGTCAGCGACGAACAGATTGCCCAGGCGCACCAGGCTTTCCTGCATAGCGGCTCTGAGGGGCAGCGCCGTCAGAGCGCGCTGAACGGCGGCACCCGCGAGAGCCTGCGCGTGGGCAAGAACCTGTGGGCGGGCGTGGGCCTGCTGCGCGGCGGCGCCGGCACGGCGTTCGTGGGCAACCCAGAGAACGTGGCCGCCGCCCTGCGTCAATACCAGGATGTGGGCGTCGAGACCTTTATCCTCAGCGGCTACCCGCATCTGGAAGAAGCCTACCGCGTGGCCGAACTGCTGTTCCCGGCGCTGGGCCGCACCAGCCCGGTGTTCACCCCACGCGACGGTCAGGTGCTGAGCCACACGTCTACTCCCACCCTGAACGCCGCTCAGGCCCCCGAGACCGTGGGGCGCTTCCGCAGCATCTGA